A window of Fragaria vesca subsp. vesca linkage group LG7, FraVesHawaii_1.0, whole genome shotgun sequence contains these coding sequences:
- the LOC101296813 gene encoding uncharacterized protein LOC101296813 translates to MSREGSPDWLRAFEVPTTESVLSLSSDSRSSLNGEDNSDGREPTPRKSSESDDDDNEVIGKFLGKRVGSPSDKKLKGKSPKKGETIEEHVPQTKKKSDGFKKIEGKTKAVVEKPSKPNILILKTVLPERMMESLLTLKCLNCNQEATLRMQLLWTSVKNLHLNRLQKENL, encoded by the exons ATGAGCAGGGAGGGGTCTCCAGATTGGCTGCGGGCTTTTGAG GTCCCAACAACTGAGTCAGTACTGTCATTGTCCTCAGATTCTAGGTCTTCACTGAATGGGGAGGATAACAGTGATGGCCGAGAACCAACTCCTCGTAAATCATCTGAATCCGATGATGATGATAATGAAGTTATAGGTAAATTTCTTGGGAAAAGGGTTGGGTCTCCATCTGATAAGAAATTGAAAGGCAAGTCGCCGAAAAAAGGGGAAACAATAGAAGAACATGTACCCCAGACAAAAAAGAAGTCAGATGGATTCAAGAAAATAGAAGGTAAAACAAAGGCCGTTGTTGAGAAGCCTTCAAAGCCTAAC ATTCTGATCCTGAAAACAGTCCTCCCAGAGAGGATGATGGAGAGTCTTCTGACCTTAAAATGTCTCAACTGCAATCAAGAGGCAACACTGAGGATGCAGCTGTTATGGACATCAGTGAAGAATCTCCATCTAAACAGGCTTCAAAAGGAAAATCTTTGA
- the LOC101300408 gene encoding thaumatin-like protein 1-like, translating to MRRREESQRNLPAISLVFHLACSELLGLVVALVLQFSLIFLFFLFFALNFAYSSIFSITNNCPYTIWPGTLSGSGTPPLPTTGFQLYSGQSARIDSVPGWSGRIWARTGCTFNELGVGTCQTGDCGGRLECDGNGATPPASLFEITLGKGNDKDFYDVSIVDGYNLPLVATPRGVYGTCNATGCVSDINIGCPKELQVVGGESERNVIGCKSACDAFGSDQYCCSGQFANPTTCQPSSYSTIFKRACPRAYSYAFDDGTSTFTCKAFEYAIIFCPNGNGTSESDSTLAPPRFQVPGTGKVVQVASSSDMLLPILPLIFLLILTILI from the exons ATGAGGAGAAGAGAGGAATCTCAGCGCAATTTACCCGCAATTTCACTCGTATTTCATTTGGCGTGTAGTGAGCTTTTGGGTTTGG TCGTCGCTCTCGTTCTTCAATTTTCTCTTATTTTTTTATTTTTTTTATTTTTCGCTTTGAATTTTG CTTACTCATCCATATTCTCCATAACAAACAACTGCCCTTATACCATATGGCCTGGCACATTATCCGGTTCCGGCACGCCTCCACTTCCGACGACCGGGTTTCAGCTGTACTCAGGACAGAGTGCAAGAATAGATTCTGTTCCGGGATGGTCCGGACGTATATGGGCTAGAACAGGGTGCACTTTCAACGAGTTGGGAGTTGGAACATGTCAAACAGGTGACTGTGGAGGAAGGCTAGAATGTGATGGCAACGGTGCCACCCCACCTGCTTCACTCTTTGAAATAACACTTGGCAAGGGCAATGACAAAGATTTCTACGATGTTAGCATTGTTGATGGATACAATTTGCCTCTTGTTGCCACCCCTCGCGGCGTTTATGGTACTTGTAACGCCACTGGATGTGTCTCGGATATTAACATAG GTTGTCCGAAAGAGCTTCAGGTGGTAGGAGGTGAAAGTGAAAGGAATGTGATTGGATGCAAGAGTGCCTGCGACGCGTTCGGTTCGGATCAGTATTGCTGCAGTGGACAGTTTGCTAATCCGACGACATGCCAGCCCTCCTCCTATTCAACCATTTTCAAGCGAGCTTGTCCAAGAGCTTACAGTTATGCTTTTGATGATGGCACAAGCACTTTTACATGCAAGGCTTTTGAATATGCCATTATTTTCTGCCCCAACGGCAATGG GACGAGTGAATCGGATAGCACGTTGGCACCTCCAAGATTTCAAGTGCCTGGCACCGGGAAGGTTGTGCAGGTCGCTTCCTCCTCAGACATGCTTTTACCAATTCTGCCGCTAATCTTTCTTCTTATCCTGACCATACTCATTTGA
- the LOC101291764 gene encoding probable ribonuclease P/MRP protein subunit POP5-like: MVGFKNRYMTLEVILDPNKELAKKDPVIITTYNVTKAVKDSILVNFGECGLASSLGSFQVKYVNEITRVCIVRASREDHQKVWSAITMVRSIADCPVIFNLLDLSGSIRACRTAALKCDELKFEQYKLVVGSNLSAQDTQKMQFYLDKIKGLEH, from the exons ATGGTGGGATTCAAGAATAGGTATATGACATTGGAGGTTATCTTGGATCCAAATAAAGAACTTGCAAAGAAAGATCCTGTTATCATTACCACATATAATGTAACAAAAGCAGTCAAAGATAGCATTCTAGTGAACTTTGGGGAGTGTGGTCTGGCTTCTTCACTTGGATCGTTCCAAG TCAAGTATGTCAATGAGATTACAAGGGTTTGTATCGTAAGAGCCTCAAGGGAGGACCATCAAAAGGTATGGTCAGCAATTACCATGGTCAGGAGTATTGCAGATTGCCCGGTGATTTTTAATTTGTTGGACTTAAGCG GAAGTATCAGAGCTTGTAGAACAGCTGCCTTGAAATGTGATGAATTAAAATTTGAGCAGTACAAGCTTGTTGTTGGATCTAATCTTTCAGCTCAAGATACTCAAAAGATGCAGTTCTATCTTGACAAAATCAAAGGCTTGGAGCACTGA